The Spirosoma oryzicola genome contains a region encoding:
- a CDS encoding amino acid permease: MRIKSLDQLRQEAGESGKSSLKRSLGAFNLVALGIGVIIGAGLFSLTGIAAANHAGPAVTLSFVVAAIGCAFSALCYAEFAAMVPVAGSAYTYAYATLGELFAWIIGWDLILEYSVGAATVAISWSQYLTRFLAKYNLQLPPQLVQSPFESITMADGSVVSGFINLPAVLIVVLVSVIIIRGTQGSAVFNAIVVSLKVLVVLVFIALGWQYINPANYSPYIPPNTGVFGEFGLSGIFRGAGVVFFVFIGFDIVATMAQETKNPQRNMPIGILGSLIVCTVLFVLFGYVMTGLANYTEFKNSAAPVAIAIEKTPYQWLSQAIILAILIGYTSVILVDLLGQSRVFFSMSRDGLLPRAFSDIHVRFQTPWRSNILLCIFISLFAGLVPIRVVGEMTSIGTLLAFILVCLGVLILRKRQPDAPRAFRTPWVPVVPILGILTCAVMMLSLPLDTWIRLVVWLAIGLVIYFAYGKKRSKWQTLAK, translated from the coding sequence ATGCGTATAAAATCTCTTGACCAACTGCGGCAGGAAGCTGGCGAAAGCGGCAAATCCTCGCTTAAACGGTCGCTTGGTGCATTTAATCTTGTAGCCCTAGGAATCGGTGTTATCATCGGAGCCGGGTTGTTTTCCTTAACGGGCATTGCGGCTGCTAACCATGCAGGTCCTGCGGTGACACTTTCTTTTGTTGTGGCGGCTATCGGCTGTGCTTTCAGTGCCTTATGTTATGCCGAATTTGCTGCTATGGTACCCGTTGCGGGCAGCGCTTATACCTACGCCTACGCCACCCTGGGCGAACTGTTTGCCTGGATCATTGGCTGGGATCTGATCCTCGAATACTCCGTAGGAGCCGCTACAGTCGCTATCAGCTGGTCCCAGTACCTGACCCGTTTTTTGGCAAAATACAATTTACAATTGCCTCCTCAATTGGTGCAATCACCGTTCGAATCTATAACGATGGCCGACGGCTCGGTAGTGAGTGGATTCATCAATCTACCTGCCGTATTGATTGTCGTACTGGTTTCGGTGATTATCATCCGGGGTACGCAGGGGTCAGCGGTGTTCAATGCCATTGTGGTAAGTCTGAAAGTGCTGGTTGTTCTCGTGTTTATCGCTCTGGGCTGGCAATACATCAACCCCGCCAACTATTCACCGTACATTCCACCCAATACCGGTGTGTTTGGTGAATTTGGCCTGAGTGGGATTTTCCGGGGAGCGGGCGTCGTTTTCTTTGTTTTCATCGGTTTTGATATTGTGGCAACGATGGCGCAGGAAACAAAAAATCCACAACGCAACATGCCGATCGGGATTCTCGGTTCGCTGATTGTTTGTACCGTTCTTTTCGTCCTGTTTGGTTACGTTATGACGGGTCTGGCTAATTACACCGAGTTTAAAAATAGCGCAGCCCCGGTAGCGATTGCCATCGAAAAGACGCCGTATCAGTGGCTCAGTCAAGCGATTATTCTGGCTATTCTGATCGGGTACACATCCGTTATTCTGGTGGATTTATTAGGACAGTCGCGGGTATTTTTCTCGATGAGCCGCGACGGATTGCTACCCCGCGCCTTCTCCGACATTCACGTTCGTTTTCAGACGCCCTGGCGCTCAAATATCCTCCTGTGCATCTTTATTAGTCTGTTTGCGGGCTTGGTACCCATCCGGGTTGTTGGCGAAATGACGAGCATTGGTACGCTGCTGGCATTTATTCTGGTCTGTCTGGGCGTGCTGATTCTACGCAAACGACAACCGGATGCACCCCGCGCTTTCCGAACCCCCTGGGTACCCGTCGTACCGATTCTAGGCATTTTAACCTGTGCGGTTATGATGCTATCACTACCGCTCGATACGTGGATTCGACTCGTAGTCTGGCTAGCTATTGGCCTGGTCATCTACTTCGCCTACGGCAAGAAACGAAGCAAATGGCAGACGCTCGCTAAATAG
- a CDS encoding APC family permease, with protein MASTPTTSPVLLRGIGRFDFIALIINITIGAGILGLPAKLYTLVGSWSLLAYGVSGIIVTLIILCFAEVSSRFSGTGGPYLYTRRTFGPLIGFEVGWLFWLSRVAAFASICNLFISYAALFRPQLASGWERAGVITALVLGLSLLNYVGVKRSARINTLFTLAKLGAIGLFAAVGLFFVKTEAFTWPPFPAYSPFSQSVLLLIFTFSGFDVATIPSGEVQQPQRTVPISLLIAIGMVALLFMAVQVVCIGTLPNLTQSERPLADAATQFMGPVGGWVITAVALLTAMGTLHALMLTGPRLLFAMAEQGQLPSWLASTHSRFRTPYVAIFVTAALQLLLAITGTFLYALTFSTLIRLAYFALVSAALPVLRLRTDAPPAQFQVAGGWLISGLAVVFCGWLLSNSSAVEARDVSIAIGVGLLIFALMQRRPKPRQ; from the coding sequence ATGGCATCTACGCCAACTACTTCACCGGTTCTGCTGCGGGGCATTGGCCGGTTTGATTTTATTGCGCTTATCATCAACATCACCATTGGTGCAGGTATTCTGGGCTTACCGGCCAAGCTGTATACACTGGTGGGCAGTTGGAGTTTGCTTGCCTACGGGGTCAGCGGCATTATCGTTACCCTGATCATCCTTTGTTTTGCCGAAGTAAGCAGCCGTTTTAGTGGTACGGGTGGTCCCTATTTGTACACGCGCCGGACTTTTGGGCCACTGATTGGCTTTGAGGTTGGCTGGCTATTCTGGTTATCGCGGGTGGCAGCCTTTGCGTCAATCTGTAATTTATTCATCAGTTACGCGGCTCTTTTTCGACCCCAGCTTGCCAGTGGCTGGGAGCGCGCGGGCGTAATTACGGCACTCGTTCTGGGCTTGTCGCTGCTCAATTACGTTGGTGTGAAGCGGTCGGCTCGGATAAACACGTTATTTACACTTGCTAAATTAGGAGCTATTGGTCTGTTTGCCGCAGTGGGGTTATTTTTCGTTAAAACGGAAGCATTCACTTGGCCCCCTTTCCCGGCTTATTCTCCTTTTTCTCAATCGGTACTTTTATTGATTTTCACATTTTCCGGTTTCGATGTGGCAACAATACCATCGGGCGAGGTTCAGCAGCCGCAACGGACCGTTCCTATCTCTTTGCTAATAGCCATCGGAATGGTTGCTTTGCTGTTTATGGCCGTTCAGGTGGTCTGTATCGGTACGCTGCCCAATCTTACCCAGTCAGAACGGCCTCTCGCTGATGCGGCTACCCAATTCATGGGTCCGGTGGGCGGTTGGGTCATCACCGCCGTAGCCCTGTTAACAGCCATGGGAACCTTGCACGCTCTGATGTTGACAGGTCCCCGGCTCCTGTTTGCGATGGCGGAACAAGGGCAACTACCTAGCTGGCTGGCCAGCACCCACTCCCGCTTTCGAACGCCGTACGTCGCCATTTTCGTGACGGCGGCTCTGCAACTTTTGCTGGCCATAACGGGCACCTTCCTGTATGCGCTGACCTTTAGCACCCTGATTCGACTGGCTTATTTTGCGTTGGTCAGTGCTGCACTACCCGTTTTGCGACTACGTACCGATGCACCGCCAGCCCAGTTTCAGGTAGCCGGCGGGTGGCTCATTTCCGGATTGGCGGTCGTGTTTTGCGGTTGGTTACTCAGCAATAGTTCAGCGGTAGAAGCGCGGGACGTAAGCATAGCGATCGGTGTGGGCCTCCTTATTTTTGCGTTGATGCAGCGCCGACCAAAACCACGCCAATAG
- a CDS encoding LLM class flavin-dependent oxidoreductase, giving the protein MLHHPIQSVPVRTTQRACEVAWFSDLCGEDTEFLSVRDPARSTFAHCRTIALKADQLGFNNLLLPTSYMVGQEVIPFAGGVAPDLTQISLLTAIRCGELHPPMLARTLASLDHMLQGRLTINIINSDLPGYREDANFRYQRCAETIQILKQAWTQDRIEHDGPVYGKISLDTAPVRPYQQNGGPLLYFGGTSDGARDVCARYCDVFLMWPESEEMLYANMQDVAERADRLGRTIDFGLRIHVIVRETEAEARAWSTHIMSKFDPVRGAALKNASQSSWSLGVKRQNELRQMADSDGFVEPLLWTDIGKARSGAGGALVGSADQIVEKINRYMDMGMRSFIFSGYPLIEEADYFASLVLPKLPTISLSVQQGRRPQT; this is encoded by the coding sequence ATGCTTCATCATCCTATTCAATCAGTTCCGGTACGAACGACCCAACGGGCATGCGAAGTAGCCTGGTTTTCTGACCTTTGCGGAGAAGACACCGAATTTCTGAGTGTACGCGACCCGGCTCGTAGCACCTTCGCCCATTGTCGAACGATTGCCCTCAAGGCCGACCAGTTAGGTTTTAATAACTTACTGCTGCCGACCTCATACATGGTTGGCCAGGAAGTCATTCCATTTGCGGGTGGCGTTGCGCCTGATCTAACGCAAATCAGTCTGCTGACCGCTATCCGCTGTGGGGAACTACATCCACCTATGCTGGCCCGGACGCTGGCTTCGCTCGACCATATGCTGCAAGGGCGACTGACGATCAATATAATTAATTCCGATTTGCCCGGCTACCGCGAAGACGCCAATTTTCGTTACCAGCGTTGCGCCGAAACCATTCAGATCCTGAAACAAGCCTGGACGCAGGACCGGATTGAACACGACGGACCTGTCTACGGTAAAATCAGTCTGGACACAGCCCCTGTCCGACCCTATCAGCAAAACGGCGGTCCGTTACTTTATTTTGGGGGCACTTCCGATGGAGCACGCGACGTCTGTGCCCGCTATTGTGATGTGTTTCTGATGTGGCCCGAAAGCGAGGAAATGCTATACGCCAACATGCAGGACGTAGCTGAACGGGCCGACCGACTCGGACGAACCATCGACTTTGGACTGCGAATTCATGTTATCGTCCGGGAAACCGAGGCCGAAGCGCGCGCCTGGTCAACGCATATTATGTCGAAGTTCGATCCGGTACGGGGGGCCGCCTTAAAAAATGCGTCCCAAAGTTCGTGGTCACTGGGTGTAAAACGGCAAAATGAGCTGCGCCAAATGGCCGATTCAGACGGGTTTGTCGAGCCGTTGTTGTGGACCGATATTGGCAAAGCGCGGTCGGGTGCTGGCGGAGCATTGGTGGGCAGCGCCGATCAGATTGTTGAGAAAATAAATCGGTACATGGACATGGGTATGCGGAGTTTTATTTTCTCGGGTTATCCACTTATCGAAGAAGCTGATTATTTCGCAAGCTTAGTATTGCCCAAGCTACCGACGATCTCGCTGTCTGTTCAACAGGGGCGACGACCACAGACCTGA
- a CDS encoding RNA polymerase sigma factor encodes MSEQQLWEAFQEGDEEAYTQLYQNHVRAMYRYGMSLVAVSEAFVLDCVHDVFTEIWAKRTRLTTPDNVRHYLLKALKIRIVHLLERKERPNKPLTETDYELLWAEPNDLELLEELEAASTRQQRLERLIAQLPPRQQEALKLRFVENMDYTQIGEILDVNQQSAKNLVFRAVEKLRGWVALLFLTFSTFF; translated from the coding sequence GTGAGCGAGCAACAACTTTGGGAAGCCTTTCAGGAAGGCGATGAAGAAGCGTATACACAGCTTTATCAAAATCACGTCCGGGCGATGTACCGGTATGGCATGAGTTTGGTAGCGGTTTCGGAAGCGTTTGTATTAGATTGTGTACACGATGTTTTTACGGAAATATGGGCGAAACGAACACGGCTCACCACACCGGACAATGTTCGTCATTACTTGTTGAAAGCGCTTAAAATACGCATTGTTCACCTTCTCGAACGAAAAGAGCGACCGAATAAACCCCTGACCGAAACCGACTACGAACTTCTGTGGGCAGAACCCAATGACCTGGAATTATTGGAAGAACTGGAAGCGGCCAGCACACGGCAACAGCGATTGGAACGGCTCATTGCCCAGCTCCCCCCCCGTCAGCAGGAAGCTTTGAAATTACGTTTCGTGGAAAATATGGATTACACTCAAATTGGCGAGATACTGGACGTTAACCAGCAATCCGCTAAGAACCTGGTATTCCGGGCCGTAGAAAAACTTCGAGGTTGGGTTGCTCTCTTATTTTTAACTTTTTCAACTTTTTTTTAG
- a CDS encoding FecR family protein, whose amino-acid sequence MQPDYKNFSTADFLTDDYFVYHQLQPTPHSSHFWATWLEEHPHRQQEWQQAVDLLAAIRLGLDSYAQTYLPQETIQQLLVRIQQTNAQIDKTETPVRRIGWRLWAAAASVFLVLGVTIWWQAQTRSSPYEQHLATLDKTVSEKVNNTQQVQTIDLPDRSVVRLAPKSRLSYSVDFGQHQRVIYLSGEATFSVTRDSQRPFLVHANEVVTKVVGTQFTVRAFAEENRVRVRVQSGQVSVYRDQQTNSPIQQKGVMLLPNQQVVFNRNTDQFDKMLVETPSLIISPTRRKKGPAFVYNDTPIPQVLQELKDAYGIEIRYNKEALTNCQLNSSMTNESFEQKLEIICRTIGATYEMIDGQVIINGGTCQN is encoded by the coding sequence GTGCAGCCCGATTACAAGAATTTTTCAACCGCTGATTTTCTAACGGACGATTATTTCGTCTATCACCAGCTTCAGCCCACACCGCATTCGTCGCATTTTTGGGCAACCTGGCTCGAAGAGCACCCGCACCGACAGCAGGAATGGCAACAGGCCGTCGATTTACTGGCCGCTATCCGCTTAGGGCTTGACTCCTACGCGCAAACCTATTTACCGCAGGAGACTATTCAACAGCTTCTCGTTCGAATTCAGCAAACAAACGCCCAGATTGATAAGACCGAAACACCGGTTCGCCGGATAGGATGGCGCCTGTGGGCAGCAGCCGCATCGGTTTTTCTGGTACTAGGCGTAACGATCTGGTGGCAAGCCCAAACCCGTTCCTCCCCGTATGAGCAGCACCTGGCAACTCTCGATAAAACGGTTTCCGAAAAGGTAAACAATACCCAGCAAGTTCAAACGATTGACCTACCCGACCGCTCCGTTGTCCGGCTGGCTCCGAAGAGTCGGTTAAGCTATTCTGTTGACTTCGGTCAGCACCAGCGAGTCATCTATCTTTCGGGCGAAGCGACGTTTTCGGTAACCAGAGATTCGCAACGTCCTTTTCTCGTGCATGCTAACGAAGTCGTTACGAAAGTTGTAGGAACCCAGTTTACCGTTCGGGCCTTTGCCGAAGAAAACCGGGTTCGGGTTCGGGTGCAATCCGGTCAGGTATCGGTCTACCGCGATCAGCAAACAAACTCGCCGATTCAGCAGAAAGGGGTGATGTTACTGCCCAATCAGCAGGTAGTCTTTAACCGAAATACGGACCAGTTCGATAAAATGCTGGTCGAAACACCCAGCTTAATAATCAGCCCAACCCGGCGGAAAAAAGGTCCGGCTTTTGTCTATAACGATACGCCCATTCCCCAAGTGTTGCAGGAATTAAAAGATGCTTACGGCATTGAGATCCGCTACAACAAGGAAGCATTAACCAATTGCCAATTGAACTCCTCCATGACCAATGAATCATTCGAGCAGAAGCTGGAAATCATCTGCCGCACAATTGGCGCTACCTACGAAATGATTGACGGGCAGGTCATTATCAATGGCGGCACTTGTCAGAACTAA
- a CDS encoding SusC/RagA family TonB-linked outer membrane protein, producing the protein MKLTCLQLLLTVLFMGVSWASDVTAQELLNRRLSLTIQDQNIKTVLRSIEKAASVKFSYSPQVVRSRQLVSMQVQNGTLREVLEKLLVPLKVNFSISGEQIILARTVDEPVRIQLGESVEVNEAPAERTITGVVSDEKGQGLPGVSVIVKGSTRGSVTDASGTYRLTIPDGPQTLVFSFVGFTTQEVTVRNQTNLSVQLQPDVKSINEVVVVGYGSLSRKEVTSAVTHLSSSDLLRVGSNSPLMSIQGKVAGLSITNTAAGDPNSTPNIQLRGASSRSAGLGPLFVINGVPGGNLDNINQNEIESIDVLKGGAASAIYGTRGSNGVIVITTKKGSSEPRIFYDGYTSFDYITNKLHVLSKEQFLADKRGVDLGGETDWMKAVSRNPAFSQKHTLQFSGGNGQTNYFASVDYRNATGIDLRSAKREYGGRVNINHTSANNLYAITFTAAPRYANTSGADYSAFNYALTLNPTQPIYDNTGRYAYITSGFFANNPVERAKNVLAQQEIKYLDINGSFKLNLLNNLSTLITLGEVSGSFRNENFTPSTLSTVVNGTKRNSASQALDERDQKSFEWTGNYALDAQKHSVKLLAGYSYQYFTSSGFSASNENFPSDILTYNSLGTGLWNLQQGINNVGSYRNNSKLAAFFGRVNYDFDQKYYLSASLRHEGSSKFGYDNKWGNFPAASVGWRITQEKFAQGLPWLNELKLRADYGVTGNQDFDNYRSLDTYSGYGYYLYNGSSYQVWGPSQNTNYDLRWEKAINFNVGVDFDVFKNSRLTGSLNYYVRTNKDLLGSYTVANPPNVQGSTFANVGTMKNSGLEIQLSAAVISNNDFSYNVSFAGATNDNKFVSFSNEAYRGQNFVNVVSMPAPGSPGTSQRLQENTRIGSFYMLRSAGVDETGALLVYNKNGDIIVANKATNDDRQFVGNGLPKFTASLTNNVHYRKWDLSVFLRGTFGYKIFNTFASYLGTPAAQQNANLLSSAFDEKSKYSKLTNSATYSALSDYFLEPGGFVKIDNVTLSYTQPVTSKFLRSVRVYATTRNLKTFTKFTGGDPDLIQVNGLYPGVNTNGDNNGTLNYFPSTTQLLLGLQVTF; encoded by the coding sequence ATGAAACTCACGTGCCTGCAACTGTTACTGACGGTGCTATTCATGGGAGTCTCCTGGGCCAGCGATGTCACAGCCCAGGAATTACTCAACCGCCGACTAAGCCTTACAATACAGGATCAGAACATTAAGACCGTACTACGAAGCATTGAAAAAGCCGCTAGTGTCAAGTTTTCCTACAGTCCGCAAGTTGTACGCTCCCGGCAACTGGTTTCGATGCAGGTGCAGAACGGAACGTTAAGAGAAGTGCTGGAAAAGCTGCTCGTACCGTTAAAAGTTAACTTCAGCATTTCTGGCGAACAGATCATCTTGGCCCGTACGGTTGACGAACCGGTTCGCATTCAGTTGGGTGAATCGGTCGAAGTCAACGAAGCACCCGCCGAACGAACCATAACAGGGGTTGTATCGGACGAAAAAGGGCAGGGATTGCCCGGTGTGAGCGTGATTGTAAAAGGCTCAACGCGTGGTTCGGTAACCGACGCATCAGGCACCTACCGCCTAACTATTCCCGATGGTCCACAGACTCTAGTTTTCAGCTTCGTGGGGTTCACGACTCAGGAGGTGACGGTTAGAAATCAAACCAACTTGTCTGTTCAGTTGCAACCCGATGTCAAATCCATCAATGAAGTTGTTGTTGTCGGCTACGGTTCGTTGAGTCGTAAGGAAGTGACAAGTGCCGTTACACACCTGTCTTCCTCGGATCTGTTGCGAGTAGGCAGCAATAGTCCGCTGATGTCGATTCAGGGAAAGGTAGCGGGTTTATCGATCACGAACACAGCCGCCGGTGATCCGAATTCGACGCCTAATATTCAACTTCGGGGTGCTTCTTCCCGAAGTGCGGGCTTAGGACCTCTGTTTGTCATTAATGGCGTGCCGGGCGGAAACTTGGATAACATCAACCAAAATGAAATTGAGTCGATTGATGTCCTGAAAGGTGGTGCAGCATCGGCCATCTACGGAACGCGCGGTAGTAATGGGGTGATTGTCATTACTACGAAGAAAGGCTCTTCGGAACCTCGTATTTTTTACGATGGCTACACGTCCTTTGATTACATCACTAACAAACTCCATGTGCTGTCGAAAGAACAGTTTCTGGCGGACAAGCGCGGGGTTGATCTGGGTGGCGAAACCGATTGGATGAAAGCAGTTAGCCGTAATCCGGCTTTCTCGCAGAAGCATACCTTGCAGTTTTCGGGAGGCAATGGTCAAACTAACTACTTTGCTTCCGTCGACTATCGGAACGCGACCGGTATTGATTTGCGCTCCGCGAAACGCGAATACGGTGGCCGGGTAAATATCAACCATACCTCGGCTAATAACCTGTATGCCATCACGTTTACGGCGGCTCCCCGTTACGCCAACACCAGTGGGGCCGATTACAGCGCCTTCAATTATGCCCTAACGCTCAATCCGACGCAGCCGATTTATGACAACACAGGCCGGTATGCTTATATCACATCAGGTTTTTTCGCGAATAACCCTGTCGAGCGGGCTAAGAATGTACTGGCTCAGCAGGAAATCAAATACCTGGACATCAACGGTTCGTTTAAACTGAATCTGCTCAATAACCTGTCGACCCTGATAACGCTCGGCGAAGTAAGTGGCTCATTCCGGAACGAAAACTTCACGCCTTCTACACTGTCTACGGTGGTAAACGGTACCAAGCGGAACTCCGCTTCGCAGGCGCTGGATGAACGCGATCAGAAAAGCTTTGAGTGGACGGGCAATTACGCGCTGGATGCTCAAAAGCACTCGGTAAAACTATTGGCGGGCTACTCCTATCAATATTTTACGTCATCGGGATTTAGTGCCTCCAACGAGAATTTCCCTTCTGACATATTGACGTACAACAGTCTGGGCACGGGTCTCTGGAATTTGCAGCAAGGCATTAACAACGTGGGGTCTTACCGGAACAACTCCAAGCTGGCCGCTTTTTTCGGACGCGTGAATTACGACTTCGACCAGAAGTATTACCTATCCGCCAGCTTACGCCACGAAGGATCGTCTAAGTTTGGTTACGACAACAAGTGGGGTAATTTCCCGGCGGCTTCGGTGGGCTGGCGCATTACGCAGGAAAAATTTGCTCAGGGACTGCCCTGGTTGAACGAACTGAAACTACGAGCCGACTATGGCGTAACGGGTAACCAGGATTTCGACAACTACCGCTCATTGGATACGTATAGTGGGTATGGTTACTATCTGTACAACGGTAGCTCCTATCAAGTGTGGGGACCGAGCCAGAATACCAACTACGACTTACGCTGGGAAAAAGCGATTAACTTCAACGTAGGTGTTGACTTTGACGTGTTTAAAAACAGCCGCCTGACGGGTAGCCTGAACTACTATGTTCGCACCAACAAAGACCTGCTGGGTTCATACACAGTAGCCAATCCGCCAAACGTGCAGGGTTCAACCTTTGCCAACGTAGGGACGATGAAGAATTCCGGCCTCGAAATTCAGTTGAGTGCAGCGGTTATTTCGAACAATGACTTTAGCTACAACGTCTCCTTTGCCGGAGCTACCAACGACAACAAATTTGTTTCGTTCTCCAACGAAGCGTACAGGGGTCAGAACTTTGTCAACGTTGTTAGTATGCCCGCGCCCGGCAGCCCCGGCACGTCGCAGCGGTTACAAGAAAACACCCGGATTGGCAGCTTTTACATGTTAAGATCGGCAGGCGTCGATGAAACTGGTGCGTTGTTGGTGTACAACAAGAACGGGGATATCATCGTAGCCAATAAAGCGACGAACGATGATCGGCAGTTCGTTGGCAATGGTCTACCCAAATTCACAGCGAGCCTGACCAACAACGTCCACTACCGGAAGTGGGACCTAAGCGTATTTCTGCGGGGAACGTTTGGCTACAAGATTTTCAACACCTTTGCCTCCTATCTGGGAACGCCCGCTGCCCAGCAGAATGCCAACTTGTTAAGTTCGGCGTTTGACGAAAAAAGCAAATACTCGAAGCTGACTAATTCGGCGACCTACTCGGCACTTTCCGATTATTTTCTGGAGCCGGGCGGTTTCGTCAAAATCGACAACGTAACGCTGAGTTATACGCAGCCCGTTACAAGCAAATTCCTACGTTCGGTCCGTGTCTATGCGACAACCCGGAACCTGAAAACCTTCACCAAATTCACTGGGGGCGATCCCGATTTAATCCAGGTGAACGGCTTATATCCCGGTGTCAATACGAACGGCGACAACAACGGCACGCTGAATTACTTCCCATCGACAACCCAGCTTTTACTGGGTCTTCAGGTCACTTTCTAA
- a CDS encoding RagB/SusD family nutrient uptake outer membrane protein, giving the protein MKRNQFLTAIRSASVSLLLVAASGCTNLDEVLSDRITSENFLQTKEDVIRDFLRPFEHSYWSIQGGSTFMLQENSSDELMTPNRQGDWFDGGQFQRVHNHTWTPNDNYTSDAWNALYGGVTLATNTLEDLQSIQDPAKFSMTQAELDDMISEVRTLRAWLNLRLLDFYRNIVIVTKVKGETQGGPQASPQETFNFIEKELKESIPKLPTRQSLGANAIGRWTQAGAAALLVRLYLNAKVYTGTDRFTDCAAVCEDIIGGKYGQYALESRWDAPYDYTNATSSETVFGFPGSFGLTHWQYDGGMYFWMLPVNATFYFGFTDFGTANPKYALQPGRDVDSTEYNFTLGKPFIKFQKYADDYRLRTYKNLGNSKREGMFLKGYLTYTNSAGKPDTVRSTKGPYPLFFRDQVGMFLAAKPGTKIADKTSNMNNADQNSGITPVKYPYYPSSDPNKISSAYAEIRLAEIYYSLAECKYRAGDKAGAATLLNTVRTRNYPANSPSLYKSDGSQLTDQEMLDEWGREFLVEGRRRTDLIRWGVFNTGTWWDKQPDADNHTAVFPIGQNVLNVSPQLKQNPGY; this is encoded by the coding sequence ATGAAACGAAATCAATTCTTAACCGCCATACGTAGTGCCTCCGTCTCGCTGCTGCTCGTAGCCGCTAGCGGTTGCACCAATCTGGATGAGGTTCTCTCCGACCGAATCACTTCGGAAAATTTCCTACAAACCAAAGAGGATGTTATCCGGGACTTCTTACGCCCCTTCGAACACAGCTACTGGTCGATTCAGGGTGGCTCAACGTTTATGCTTCAGGAAAATAGCTCGGATGAACTGATGACCCCGAACCGGCAGGGCGACTGGTTCGACGGGGGGCAATTTCAGCGGGTTCATAACCATACCTGGACTCCCAACGACAACTATACAAGCGATGCCTGGAACGCGTTGTACGGGGGCGTTACGTTAGCAACCAACACGCTGGAAGATTTGCAGAGTATCCAGGACCCGGCCAAGTTCAGTATGACCCAGGCAGAACTCGATGACATGATTTCGGAGGTTCGTACGCTTCGCGCCTGGCTTAACCTAAGGCTACTGGATTTTTATCGCAACATTGTGATTGTGACCAAAGTGAAAGGCGAAACGCAGGGGGGTCCGCAGGCTTCCCCCCAGGAAACCTTTAATTTCATTGAAAAGGAGCTAAAAGAATCGATACCGAAATTACCGACTCGCCAAAGTCTAGGAGCCAATGCCATTGGACGCTGGACGCAGGCCGGAGCCGCAGCGCTGTTGGTACGGCTGTACCTAAACGCTAAAGTGTATACGGGTACCGACCGCTTTACGGACTGTGCCGCAGTTTGCGAGGATATTATTGGCGGCAAATACGGTCAGTACGCGCTGGAATCGCGCTGGGACGCTCCCTACGATTACACCAATGCCACATCGTCAGAAACGGTTTTTGGTTTTCCCGGAAGCTTCGGCCTTACGCACTGGCAGTACGATGGCGGGATGTATTTCTGGATGTTACCCGTCAACGCTACGTTCTACTTCGGCTTCACGGATTTTGGCACGGCCAACCCCAAATATGCCCTTCAGCCGGGTCGGGATGTCGATAGCACTGAATACAACTTTACCTTGGGTAAACCGTTCATCAAATTCCAAAAGTATGCCGACGATTACCGGCTTAGAACGTACAAGAATCTGGGCAACAGCAAACGGGAAGGTATGTTCCTGAAAGGTTATTTAACCTATACCAACTCAGCAGGCAAACCAGACACCGTACGCTCTACCAAAGGGCCTTACCCGCTTTTCTTCCGGGATCAGGTAGGGATGTTCCTAGCAGCCAAACCCGGTACGAAAATCGCCGACAAAACGTCGAACATGAACAATGCTGACCAAAACTCCGGTATCACTCCCGTAAAATATCCGTATTACCCCAGCAGTGATCCGAACAAGATTTCGTCAGCCTACGCCGAGATTCGGTTAGCCGAGATCTATTACTCGCTGGCTGAATGCAAATACCGGGCGGGTGATAAAGCGGGAGCGGCAACGCTTCTGAATACGGTTCGCACCCGAAACTACCCAGCCAACTCACCGAGTCTGTACAAATCGGATGGCAGCCAATTGACGGATCAGGAAATGCTGGACGAATGGGGCCGCGAGTTTTTGGTGGAGGGTCGCCGACGTACCGACCTTATTCGCTGGGGGGTATTCAATACCGGTACCTGGTGGGACAAACAACCGGATGCAGATAACCATACCGCTGTTTTCCCGATTGGTCAAAACGTATTAAATGTGTCTCCGCAACTAAAACAGAACCCCGGCTATTAA